The Mercenaria mercenaria strain notata chromosome 8, MADL_Memer_1, whole genome shotgun sequence genome has a segment encoding these proteins:
- the LOC123566409 gene encoding heat shock protein beta-1-like encodes MAWKLVPIWSGNFDFFGRQRDLFSDWLEHFDDDWRAVTFNDSLQRFDRELDRVRRELYKMDAKPSMLNVEQPFITDPSGNRKLSLRFDCSQFKPEEITVKTLDNKLNVHAKHVEEGKGRKSYQEFTREYTLPENVDPKQLKSHLSSDGVLEIEAPAPKAVEAPKEVLIPIEHLHSKESSDKGDKK; translated from the exons atggctTGGAAACTTGTACCAATATGGTCTGGTAATTTTGATTTCTTTGGCCGTCAGAGGGATTTATTCTCCGACTGGCTCGAGCACTTTGATGATGACTGGCGCGCAGTTACTTTTAATGATTCGCTACAGAGATTCGACCGGGAACTGGATAGAGTCCGGAGGGAGCTGTACAAAATGGATGCCAAGCCATCTATGCTGAATGTTGAGCAACCCTTTATAACAG atcctTCCGGCAACAGAAAACTTTCACTCCGTTTTGATTGTAGTCAGTTCAAACCAGAGGAGATTACGGTGAAAACCTTGGACAACAAGCTTAATGTTCATGCCAAGCACGTTGAGGAAGGGAAAGGGCGGAAGAGTTACCAGGAGTTTACCAGAGAATACACACTTCCGGAAAATGTGGATCCAAAGCAGTTGAAGTCGCATCTATCTTCTGACGGTGTTCTGGAGATCGAGGCTCCGGCGCCAAAAGCTGTTGAGGCTCCTAAAGAGGTTTTGATTCCTATCGAACATCTTCATAGCAAGGAGAGCTCTGACAAGGGAGATAAAAAGTAA